A genomic window from Brassica oleracea var. oleracea cultivar TO1000 chromosome C8, BOL, whole genome shotgun sequence includes:
- the LOC106310650 gene encoding mitogen-activated protein kinase 8 isoform X2 has translation MGGGGNLVDGVRRWLFQRPSSSSSSNNNNPQEPIKKSDTFSNPDHQSELVITEDLDFSGLKLIKVPKRHHLPMDPQKKEKDFFTEYGEANRYQVQEVVGKGSYGVVASALDTHTGERVAIKKINDVFEHVSDATRILREIKLLRLLRHPDVVEIKHIMLPPSRREFRDIYVVFELMESDLHQVIKANDDLTPDHYQFFLYQLLRGLKYVHAANVFHRDLKPKNILANADCKLKICDFGLARVSFNDAPTAIFWTDYVATRWYRAPELCGSFFSKYTPAIDIWSVGCIFAEMILGKPLFPGKNVVHQLDLMTDFLGTPPPESISRIRNEKARRYLSSMRKKQPVPFSHKFHKADPLALRLLERLLAFDPKDRVSAEDALADPYFSGLSNSEREPSTQPISKLEFDFERKKLNKDDVRELIYREILEYHPQMLEEYKRGGDQLSFMYPSGVDRFKRQFAHLEENQGKPGAGAGGGRSTAMHRHHASLPRERVPAQSGETAEESSDVERKAAAAVASTLESEEADNGGGYSARSLMKSSSISGSKCIGVQSKTDKEDTIAEEGDGESVAELTDRVASLRNS, from the exons ATGGGTGGTGGTGGGAATCTCGTCGACGGGGTTCGTCGTTGGCTTTTTCAACGACCTTCTTCTTCTTCTTCTTCCAATAATAATAATCCTCAAGAGCCCATAAAGAAGTCTGATACTTTTTCTAATCCCGATCATCAATCTGAGCTTGTCATTACCGAAGATCTCGATTTCTCTGGTCTAAAGCTTATCAAAGTTCCCAAACGTCATCACTTACCTATGGATCCACAAAAGAAG GAAAAAGACTTCTTCACGGAGTACGGAGAAGCAAACAGGTACCAGGTTCAAGAAGTCGTTGGTAAAGGAAGCTACGGTGTCGTGGCCTCTGCTCTAGACACACACACTGGCGAAAGAGTTGCCATCAAGAAGATCAACGACGTCTTTGAGCATGTCTCTGACGCTACCAGGATTCTCAGGGAGATCAAGTTGCTGAGGTTGCTTCGTCATCCGGATGTTGTGGAGATTAAGCACATCATGTTGCCTCCTTCTCGCAGAGAGTTCAGGGATATTTACGTTGTGTTTGAGCTGATGGAGTCTGATCTCCATCAGGTGATTAAGGCGAATGATGATCTGACTCCTGATCATTATCAGTTCTTCTTGTATCAGCTTCTCCGTGGTCTCAAATACGTCCACGCAG CTAATGTGTTTCATCGGGATTTGAAACCAAAGAACATTCTAGCTAATGCTGATTGCAAACTGAAGATCTGTGACTTTGGACTCGCTCGTGTCTCTTTTAACGACGCCCCAACTGCTATCTTTTGGACT GATTATGTAGCTACTCGGTGGTACCGTGCCCCTGAACTCTGTGGATCGTTTTTCTCCAAA TACACTCCTGCGATTGATATATGGAGTGTTGGTTGCATTTTTGCGGAAATGATACTGGGCAAGCCTTTGTTTCCCGGGAAGAACGTCGTGCACCAACTTGATCTTATGACTGACTTTCTTGGCACTCCACCGCCTGAGTCCATATCAAGG ATAAGAAATGAAAAGGCGAGGAGATATCTAAGCAGCATGAGGAAGAAACAGCCGGTTCCTTTCTCTCACAAGTTCCATAAAGCTGATCCTTTGGCTCTCCGCCTTCTTGAACGCCTTCTTGCCTTTGATCCTAAAGATCGTGTATCAGCTGAAGAT GCACTAGCTGATCCATACTTCAGTGGTCTGTCAAACTCAGAGCGTGAACCATCAACACAGCCGATTTCAAAGCTTGAGTTTGATTTTGAGAGAAAGAAGTTGAACAAAGATGACGTCAGAGAATTAATCTACCGAGAG ATATTGGAGTATCATCCTCAGATGCTGGAGGAATACAAGCGCGGTGGTGATCAGCTTAGCTTCATGTACCCTAG TGGGGTCGATCGATTCAAGAGGCAGTTTGCTCACCTTGAAGAGAATCAAGGTAAACCAGGAGCAGGGGCAGGAGGAGGAAGAAGTACTGCAATGCATAGACACCATGCTTCCTTGCCAAG AGAGAGAGTTCCTGCTCAGAGTGGTGAGACTGCAGAAGAAAGCAGTGATGTTGAGAGAAAAGCAGCAGCTGCTGTGGCTTCAACTTTGGAATCTGAGGAAGCTGACAATGGAGGAGGTTACAGTGCTCGTAGCCTCATGAAGAGTTCGAGCATCAGCGGTTCTAAATGCATCGGTGTCCAATCTAAAACCGACAAAGAG GACACCATAGCTGAGGAAGGAGATGGTGAATCAGTGGCGGAGCTTACTGATAGAGTTGCTTCTCTTCGTAATTCTTAA
- the LOC106310655 gene encoding lipid transfer-like protein VAS produces the protein MWKSITNSHNIRTQDKETILQELHTFFQSSLFFKMEIVRFALAVVFVLYSVSSSNAATAPPSGGGGGDAQAMPCIQKLMPCQPFLHSVIPPPPPSCCLPMKAIVANDATCLCSVFNNVDMLKSLNLTKDNALDLPKACGANPDISLCKASPAGGTTTNSTSSATPKTPPASSTGSGSTGASASSTSTPTSSAPAINFAGLSFASTIVALAATFF, from the exons ATGTGGAAATCTATTACAAATTCACACAACATTCGAACACAAGATAAAGAAACCATCTTACAAGAACTACATACGTTCTTTCAAAGCTCTTTGTTTTTCAAAATGGAGATTGTTAGATTCGCCCTCGCCGTTGTTTTTGTACTTTACTCCGTATCATCATCTAACGCGGCAACTGCACCACCGAGCGGTGGTGGCGGAGGAGATGCTCAGGCAATGCCGTGTATACAGAAACTTATGCCGTGTCAGCCGTTTCTTCACTCGGTGATTCCACCACCGCCTCCATCGTGTTGCCTGCCGATGAAGGCGATCGTCGCCAACGACGCGACGTGTCTTTGCTCCGTGTTCAACAACGTAGATATGCTCAAATCGCTTAACCTCACTAAAGACAACGCTCTTGATCTCCCTAAAGCTTGTGGCGCCAACCCTGACATCTCACTATGCAAAGCCAGCCCCGCGGGTG GTACTACTACGAATTCGACGTCGTCGGCAACTCCCAAAACTCCTCCGGCGTCTTCCACTG GAAGCGGTTCCACCGGAGCATCAGCTTCTTCAACGTCAACACCGACAAGCTCTGCCCCCGCCATCAACTTCGCCGGACTCAGCTTCGCATCGACTATCGTGGCATTGGCAGCAACTTTCTTCTGA
- the LOC106310656 gene encoding protein MOTHER of FT and TF 1 isoform X2: protein MAASVDPLVVGRVIGDVLDMFIPTANMSVYFGPKHITNGCEIKPSAAVNPPKVMTDPDAPSPSEPNMREWVHWIVVDIPGGTNPSKGKEILPYMEPRPPVGIHRYIFVLFRQNSPVGMMVQQPPSRANFSTRMFAGHLDLGLPVATVYFNAQKEPASRRR from the exons ATGGCAGCTTCGGTTGATCCTTTGGTGGTTGGAAGAGTGATCGGAGATGTGTTGGACATGTTCATCCCCACCGCCAACATGTCTGTCTACTTTGGCCCCAAACACATAACTAACGGCTGTGAGATCAAACCCTCCGCCGCAGTCAACCCTCCAAAA GTGATGACTGACCCGGACGCACCTAGCCCGAGCGAGCCGAATATGAGAGAATGGGTCCACTG GATTGTCGTAGATATCCCGGGAGGCACCAACCCCTCGAAAG GAAAGGAGATACTGCCATATATGGAGCCGAGACCACCGGTGGGGATTCACCGTTACATATTTGTACTTTTCAGGCAGAACTCACCGGTAGGTATGATGGTGCAGCAGCCGCCTTCGCGAGCCAACTTCAGCACCCGAATGTTCGCTGGACATCTTGATCTTGGTTTGCCTGTGGCCACAGTTTACTTCAACGCCCAGAAAGAGCCAGCTTCACGCAGACGCTGA
- the LOC106310654 gene encoding peptidyl-prolyl cis-trans isomerase FKBP17-2, chloroplastic-like, which produces MANLFTVTAPFLSKPFTKTAPYHLCCASSSTPPEQNPPSQPESSPSPPPQSIKTEQPVASQQKRKKSVETTDWVASSLTRRFGIGAGLAWAGFLAFGVISEQIKTRLEVSQEEANTRDVEEEKEIILPNGIRYYDLRLGGGATPRAGDLVVINMKGQVQETGQVFVDTFGSKDQNKKPLALVVGSKPYSKGLCEGVDYVLRSMKAGGKRRVIVPPSLGFGEEGAELESGFQIPPSASLEYVVEIERVSIAPA; this is translated from the exons ATGGCGAATCTATTCACCGTTACAGCTCCGTTCCTTTCAAAGCCGTTCACGAAAACGGCGCCGTACCACCTGTGTTGCGCCTCTTCTTCCACTCCTCCGGAGCAGAACCCTCCTTCTCAGCCAGAGTCTTCTCCTTCTCCTCCTCCTCAATCCATAAAGACGGAGCAACCCGTCGCATCGCAACAGAAGAGGAAGAAAAGCGTCGAGACGACGGATTGGGTCGCTTCTTCTTTGACGCGGCGGTTCGGAATCGGCGCGGGTCTTGCCTGGGCGGGGTTTCTGGCTTTCGGTGTGATCTCAGAGCAGATCAAAACACGTCTTGAGGTTTCTCAGGAAGAAGCTAACACAAG AGACGTCGAAGAAGAGAAGGAGATCATATTGCCCAATGGCATTAG GTACTATGATCTGCGTCTTGGAGGAGGGGCAACACCAAGAGCAGGTGATTTGGTAGTGATTAATATGAAGGGACAAGTGCAAGAAACCGGACAAGTGTTTGTGGACACATTTGGAAGCAAAGACCAGAATAAGAAGCCATTGGCTCTTGTGGTGGGTTCAAAGCCATATAGCAAAGGATTATGCGAAGGTGTAGATTATGTTCTGAGGTCGATGAAGGCTGGAGGTAAAAGGAGAGTGATCGTTCCACCATCTTTAGGATTTGGAGAAGAGGGTGCTGAACTGGAATCGGGTTTTCAGATACCGCCTTCTGCTTCGCTGGAGTATGTAGTTGAGATTGAAAGAGTCTCGATTGCTCCTGCTTGA
- the LOC106310650 gene encoding mitogen-activated protein kinase 8 isoform X1, translated as MGGGGNLVDGVRRWLFQRPSSSSSSNNNNPQEPIKKSDTFSNPDHQSELVITEDLDFSGLKLIKVPKRHHLPMDPQKKGVQEKDFFTEYGEANRYQVQEVVGKGSYGVVASALDTHTGERVAIKKINDVFEHVSDATRILREIKLLRLLRHPDVVEIKHIMLPPSRREFRDIYVVFELMESDLHQVIKANDDLTPDHYQFFLYQLLRGLKYVHAANVFHRDLKPKNILANADCKLKICDFGLARVSFNDAPTAIFWTDYVATRWYRAPELCGSFFSKYTPAIDIWSVGCIFAEMILGKPLFPGKNVVHQLDLMTDFLGTPPPESISRIRNEKARRYLSSMRKKQPVPFSHKFHKADPLALRLLERLLAFDPKDRVSAEDALADPYFSGLSNSEREPSTQPISKLEFDFERKKLNKDDVRELIYREILEYHPQMLEEYKRGGDQLSFMYPSGVDRFKRQFAHLEENQGKPGAGAGGGRSTAMHRHHASLPRERVPAQSGETAEESSDVERKAAAAVASTLESEEADNGGGYSARSLMKSSSISGSKCIGVQSKTDKEDTIAEEGDGESVAELTDRVASLRNS; from the exons ATGGGTGGTGGTGGGAATCTCGTCGACGGGGTTCGTCGTTGGCTTTTTCAACGACCTTCTTCTTCTTCTTCTTCCAATAATAATAATCCTCAAGAGCCCATAAAGAAGTCTGATACTTTTTCTAATCCCGATCATCAATCTGAGCTTGTCATTACCGAAGATCTCGATTTCTCTGGTCTAAAGCTTATCAAAGTTCCCAAACGTCATCACTTACCTATGGATCCACAAAAGAAG GGTGTGCAGGAAAAAGACTTCTTCACGGAGTACGGAGAAGCAAACAGGTACCAGGTTCAAGAAGTCGTTGGTAAAGGAAGCTACGGTGTCGTGGCCTCTGCTCTAGACACACACACTGGCGAAAGAGTTGCCATCAAGAAGATCAACGACGTCTTTGAGCATGTCTCTGACGCTACCAGGATTCTCAGGGAGATCAAGTTGCTGAGGTTGCTTCGTCATCCGGATGTTGTGGAGATTAAGCACATCATGTTGCCTCCTTCTCGCAGAGAGTTCAGGGATATTTACGTTGTGTTTGAGCTGATGGAGTCTGATCTCCATCAGGTGATTAAGGCGAATGATGATCTGACTCCTGATCATTATCAGTTCTTCTTGTATCAGCTTCTCCGTGGTCTCAAATACGTCCACGCAG CTAATGTGTTTCATCGGGATTTGAAACCAAAGAACATTCTAGCTAATGCTGATTGCAAACTGAAGATCTGTGACTTTGGACTCGCTCGTGTCTCTTTTAACGACGCCCCAACTGCTATCTTTTGGACT GATTATGTAGCTACTCGGTGGTACCGTGCCCCTGAACTCTGTGGATCGTTTTTCTCCAAA TACACTCCTGCGATTGATATATGGAGTGTTGGTTGCATTTTTGCGGAAATGATACTGGGCAAGCCTTTGTTTCCCGGGAAGAACGTCGTGCACCAACTTGATCTTATGACTGACTTTCTTGGCACTCCACCGCCTGAGTCCATATCAAGG ATAAGAAATGAAAAGGCGAGGAGATATCTAAGCAGCATGAGGAAGAAACAGCCGGTTCCTTTCTCTCACAAGTTCCATAAAGCTGATCCTTTGGCTCTCCGCCTTCTTGAACGCCTTCTTGCCTTTGATCCTAAAGATCGTGTATCAGCTGAAGAT GCACTAGCTGATCCATACTTCAGTGGTCTGTCAAACTCAGAGCGTGAACCATCAACACAGCCGATTTCAAAGCTTGAGTTTGATTTTGAGAGAAAGAAGTTGAACAAAGATGACGTCAGAGAATTAATCTACCGAGAG ATATTGGAGTATCATCCTCAGATGCTGGAGGAATACAAGCGCGGTGGTGATCAGCTTAGCTTCATGTACCCTAG TGGGGTCGATCGATTCAAGAGGCAGTTTGCTCACCTTGAAGAGAATCAAGGTAAACCAGGAGCAGGGGCAGGAGGAGGAAGAAGTACTGCAATGCATAGACACCATGCTTCCTTGCCAAG AGAGAGAGTTCCTGCTCAGAGTGGTGAGACTGCAGAAGAAAGCAGTGATGTTGAGAGAAAAGCAGCAGCTGCTGTGGCTTCAACTTTGGAATCTGAGGAAGCTGACAATGGAGGAGGTTACAGTGCTCGTAGCCTCATGAAGAGTTCGAGCATCAGCGGTTCTAAATGCATCGGTGTCCAATCTAAAACCGACAAAGAG GACACCATAGCTGAGGAAGGAGATGGTGAATCAGTGGCGGAGCTTACTGATAGAGTTGCTTCTCTTCGTAATTCTTAA
- the LOC106310656 gene encoding protein MOTHER of FT and TF 1 isoform X1: MAASVDPLVVGRVIGDVLDMFIPTANMSVYFGPKHITNGCEIKPSAAVNPPKVSISGNSNELYTLVMTDPDAPSPSEPNMREWVHWIVVDIPGGTNPSKGKEILPYMEPRPPVGIHRYIFVLFRQNSPVGMMVQQPPSRANFSTRMFAGHLDLGLPVATVYFNAQKEPASRRR; encoded by the exons ATGGCAGCTTCGGTTGATCCTTTGGTGGTTGGAAGAGTGATCGGAGATGTGTTGGACATGTTCATCCCCACCGCCAACATGTCTGTCTACTTTGGCCCCAAACACATAACTAACGGCTGTGAGATCAAACCCTCCGCCGCAGTCAACCCTCCAAAAGTCAGCATCTCCGGCAACTCCAATGAGCTTTACACTCTC GTGATGACTGACCCGGACGCACCTAGCCCGAGCGAGCCGAATATGAGAGAATGGGTCCACTG GATTGTCGTAGATATCCCGGGAGGCACCAACCCCTCGAAAG GAAAGGAGATACTGCCATATATGGAGCCGAGACCACCGGTGGGGATTCACCGTTACATATTTGTACTTTTCAGGCAGAACTCACCGGTAGGTATGATGGTGCAGCAGCCGCCTTCGCGAGCCAACTTCAGCACCCGAATGTTCGCTGGACATCTTGATCTTGGTTTGCCTGTGGCCACAGTTTACTTCAACGCCCAGAAAGAGCCAGCTTCACGCAGACGCTGA
- the LOC106310653 gene encoding guanine nucleotide-binding protein subunit beta-like protein, whose amino-acid sequence MAEGLVLKGTMRAHTDMVTAIATPIDNSDTIVSASRDKSIIVWKLTKDDKSYGVAQRRLTGHSHFVEDVVLSSDGQFALSGSWDGELRLWDLAAGVSTRRFVGHTKDVLSVAFSLDNRQIVSASRDRTIKLWNTLGECKYTISEGGEGHRDWVSCVRFSPNTLQPTIVSASGGKTVKVWNLSNCKLRSTLAGHTGYVSTVAVSPDGSLCASGGKDGVVLLWDLAEGKKLYSLEANSVIHALCFSPNRYWLCAATEQGIKIWDLESKTVVEDLKVDLKAEAEKSDGSGTAATKRKVIYCTSLNWSADGSTLFSGYTDGVIRVWGIGRY is encoded by the exons ATGGCGGAAGGACTCGTCCTGAAGGGCACCATGCGTGCGCACACCGACATGGTGACCGCAATCGCCACCCCCATCGACAACTCCGACACCATCGTCTCAGCCTCCCGCGACAAATCCATCATCGTTTGGAAACTCACCAAGGACGACAAATCCTACGGCGTAGCTCAGAGGCGCCTCACCGGCCATTCCCACTTTGTCGAGGACGTCGTCCTCTCCTCCGACGGCCAATTCGCGCTTTCCGGAAGCTGGGACGGCGAGCTTCGCCTCTGGGACCTCGCCGCCGGCGTCTCGACTCGCCGATTCGTCGGACACACCAAAGACGTCCTCTCCGTGGCCTTCTCGCTCGACAACCGTCAGATCGTGTCGGCCTCCCGTGACCGCACGATCAAGCTGTGGAACACTCTGGGGGAGTGCAAGTACACTATCTCCGAAGGAGGTGAGGGGCACCGTGACTGGGTCAGCTGCGTTAGGTTCAGTCCCAACACGCTCCAGCCGACGATTGTGTCGGCGTCGGGGGGTAAGACCGTGAAAGTTTGGAACTTGTCGAACTGTAAGCTGAGGTCGACTCTTGCTGGTCACACTGGGTATGTTAGCACTGTGGCTGTGTCGCCTGATGGTTCTCTGTGTGCTAGTGGAGGCAAAGACGGTGTCGTTTTGCTGTGGGATTTGGCTGAGGGGAAGAAGCTTTACTCTCTTGAAGCCAACTCTGTGATTCATGCTCTTTGCTTTAGCCCGAATAGGTATTGGCTTTGTGCTGCGACTGAGCAGGGTATTAAGATTTGGGATCTTGAGAGCAAGACTGTTGTTGAGGACTTGAAGGTTGATCTCAAGGCTGAGGCTGAGAAGTCTGATGGTAGTGGTACTGCTGCCACCAAAAGAAAG GTTATTTACTGCACCAGCCTGAACTGGAGTGCGGATGGAAGCACCTTGTTCAGTGGATATACCGATGGAGTTATCAGAGTTTGGGGTATTGGCCGTTACTAG
- the LOC106309305 gene encoding uncharacterized protein LOC106309305 yields the protein MYNRVDEVTGEIKKEYKEGLTGFMQFATNQEISREQGKMSCPCSKCDNEKFINIETVWKHLFWKGFTPGYYIWFSHGEDFGTLPSTSHVNIGECGNERVENMVLEEENTMNMEEDNGGNIVRDVFRETIDGANIAEEPNEEAKRFYDILQAARNPIYEGCKDGLSALSAATRFC from the exons ATGTATAATCGTGTAGATGAAGTCACCGGTGAAATCAAGAAGGAGTACAAGGAAGGGCTCACCGGATTTATGCAATTTGCTACAAATCAAGAAATCTCTCGTGAACAAGGTAAAATGAGTTGTCCTTGTAGCAAATGTGATAACGAGAAATTCATTAATATTGAGACTGTATGGAAGCATTTGTTTTGGAAAGGATTCACACCCGGGTATTATATATGGTTTTCACATGGAGAGGATTTTGGAACATTGCCTAGTACTAGTCATGTTAATATAGGCGAGTGTGGAAATGAAAGAGTAGAAAATATGGTTTTAGAAGAAGAAAATACAATGAATATGGAAGAAGATAATGGTGGTAACATAGTTAGAGATGTGTTTCGTGAAACCATTGATGGGGCTAATATTGCTGAGGAACCAAATGAAGAAGCAAAGCGGTTTTATGATATTCTACAAGCCGCTAGGAATCCGATCTATGAAGGATGCAAAGATGGTTTATCAGCTCTATCAGCTGCAACTAG ATTTTGCTAA